The proteins below come from a single Anderseniella sp. Alg231-50 genomic window:
- a CDS encoding ABC transporter permease subunit: MDATTTVDQVELKPQKPSRLSGINQRRLALFKANKRGFWSFWIFLFLFLASLCAEFIANDRPIIASYKGEILMPVFADYPESKFGGFLARTDFRDPFIQEEVNGSGWMIWPPIRYSYQTVNNELPSPAPSPPAISLAKDKACARYDNGVDDINCVFGNMNWLGTDDQGRDVIARLIYGFRISVLFGLILTVLSSIVGVAAGAVQGYFGGWTDLLFQRFIEIWTSIPTLYLLIILAAFLTPNFWLLLGIMLLFSWTALVGVVRAEFLRGRNFEYVRAARALGLTDRKIMFKHLLPNAMVATVTFMPFILSGSVTTLTALDFLGFGLPPGSASLGELLAQGKANLQAPWLGLTGFAVVSIMLSLLVFIGEGVRDAFDPRKTFS, from the coding sequence ATGGACGCCACCACCACAGTCGATCAGGTCGAACTGAAGCCGCAAAAACCGTCGCGGCTGTCCGGCATCAATCAGCGTCGGCTGGCCCTGTTCAAGGCGAACAAGCGCGGGTTCTGGTCATTCTGGATATTCCTGTTTCTGTTTCTTGCATCGCTGTGTGCAGAGTTCATCGCCAACGACCGGCCGATTATTGCAAGTTACAAGGGCGAGATACTGATGCCCGTGTTTGCCGATTATCCGGAGTCCAAGTTCGGCGGGTTTCTTGCTCGAACCGATTTCCGCGACCCGTTCATCCAGGAAGAGGTCAACGGCAGCGGCTGGATGATCTGGCCGCCGATCCGCTACAGCTATCAAACGGTCAACAATGAACTGCCCAGCCCCGCCCCGTCACCACCGGCCATATCATTGGCGAAAGACAAAGCCTGTGCACGCTATGACAACGGCGTTGATGACATAAACTGCGTCTTCGGCAACATGAACTGGCTGGGCACCGATGATCAGGGCCGCGATGTTATCGCCAGGCTGATTTACGGCTTCCGCATATCGGTCCTGTTCGGGCTCATCCTCACCGTCTTGTCGTCGATCGTCGGAGTGGCGGCAGGTGCGGTCCAGGGCTATTTCGGCGGCTGGACGGACTTGCTGTTCCAGCGCTTTATCGAGATCTGGACATCCATCCCCACGCTGTACCTGCTGATCATCCTGGCGGCATTCCTGACACCCAATTTCTGGCTGCTGCTCGGCATCATGCTGCTGTTTTCCTGGACTGCCCTTGTCGGGGTGGTGCGGGCAGAATTCCTGCGCGGGCGAAATTTCGAATATGTCAGGGCCGCACGTGCGCTCGGTCTCACCGACCGCAAGATCATGTTCAAGCATCTGTTGCCGAACGCAATGGTGGCCACCGTTACATTCATGCCTTTCATCCTGTCGGGCTCCGTTACCACCCTGACCGCGCTTGATTTCCTCGGCTTTGGACTGCCGCCCGGATCCGCCTCGCTGGGCGAGCTCCTGGCCCAGGGCAAGGCCAACCTGCAGGCGCCCTGGCTGGGCCTGACCGGATTTGCAGTCGTGTCCATCATGCTGTCGCTGCTGGTGTTTATCGGTGAAGGTGTACGTGATGCGTTTGATCCGAGGAAGACGTTCTCATGA
- a CDS encoding microcin C ABC transporter permease YejB, protein MGAYIAKRLLLMIPTLFGIMLISFAIIQFAPGGPVERVLAQLAGTDVGATARIGGGTGGGEVGGGQAPGGAGGSEGSFKYRGAQGLDPEFIKKLEEQFGFDKPAHERFFIMLKNYATFDFGQSYFRDVPVLQLIKEKLPVSISLGLWLTFVSYAISIPLGVAKAVHDGSKFDVWTSAVIIVGYAIPSFLFAILLVVLFAGGSFWNIFPLRGLVSDNFADLSWWEKVLDYAWHLVLPLTALAVSSFATMTLLTKNSFLDEIKKQYVTTARAKGLTEKRVLYGHVFRNAMLIVIAGFPGAFISAFFAGSLLIEQIFSLDGLGLLGFEAAVNRDYPVVFATLYIFSLLGLFMNLVTDLIYTWIDPRIDFESRQV, encoded by the coding sequence ATGGGCGCATATATCGCCAAACGACTGTTGCTGATGATCCCGACACTGTTCGGGATAATGCTGATCTCGTTTGCCATCATCCAGTTCGCACCCGGCGGCCCGGTTGAGCGGGTACTCGCGCAACTGGCAGGCACCGATGTCGGCGCAACCGCGCGCATCGGCGGCGGCACCGGTGGCGGCGAAGTCGGCGGCGGCCAGGCGCCGGGTGGCGCTGGTGGCAGCGAAGGCAGCTTCAAATATCGCGGCGCGCAGGGTCTTGATCCGGAATTCATCAAGAAACTGGAAGAGCAGTTCGGGTTTGACAAGCCGGCCCATGAACGCTTTTTCATCATGCTCAAGAACTACGCGACGTTCGATTTCGGGCAGAGCTACTTCCGCGATGTGCCGGTATTGCAGCTGATCAAGGAAAAACTGCCGGTTTCGATCTCGCTGGGACTGTGGCTGACCTTTGTGTCCTATGCGATTTCAATTCCGCTGGGCGTGGCAAAAGCGGTGCACGACGGTTCAAAATTCGATGTCTGGACGTCGGCCGTCATTATCGTGGGCTATGCCATACCATCGTTCCTGTTCGCCATCCTGCTTGTCGTGCTGTTTGCCGGCGGCTCGTTCTGGAACATCTTCCCGCTTCGAGGGCTGGTGTCGGACAATTTTGCCGATCTCAGCTGGTGGGAGAAGGTGCTGGACTATGCCTGGCACCTGGTGCTGCCGCTGACCGCACTGGCGGTATCCTCGTTTGCCACCATGACGCTGTTGACGAAAAACTCGTTCCTGGACGAAATCAAGAAGCAGTATGTCACCACGGCACGGGCCAAGGGGCTGACCGAGAAGCGCGTGCTGTACGGCCATGTTTTCCGCAATGCCATGCTGATCGTGATTGCCGGTTTTCCCGGCGCGTTTATCTCCGCCTTCTTCGCCGGTTCGCTGCTGATCGAACAGATTTTCTCCCTGGACGGGCTTGGGCTGCTCGGCTTTGAGGCCGCGGTTAACCGCGACTATCCGGTGGTGTTTGCCACCTTGTACATTTTCTCCCTGCTCGGGTTGTTCATGAACCTGGTGACGGACCTGATCTACACCTGGATCGACCCGCGCATCGACTTTGAATCACGGCAGGTGTGA